The DNA segment CTAAAATGAAATTCAGACATGTTGAAATTAGATCATAATCATATAATCAACGGTgtaaaaacgtaaaaacatTTGACATTTCTAAATGGTAAATTGcctgctttttaaaaaattaaacatgatTGTCATACAATGTATTCCTTTTGTAGGCCAAAAATTAGTGTACAATAAAAATTACAGACATTGCAGCATAACTTACATTTTTAAGCTCATTATAGGAAGCTGCAGATTAATGAATGAACCGgctaattaataaattatacTTGTGTAAAGTTTACTTAAGTTGCTTACAGTATGGTTTGTGTGTCATCACTGTTTGCTTACAGACAAAAAGCATACCATATTTGCATTGATTAGCAAGGATAAAATGACTCGTTAAGTGATTTTGTGGTGCAAAGTTCATCAGTGACTTCTGATAAAAGCCACAAGTTATTAACACCAGACGCCATACGCCATACATTGATGTGCCAAAACCGTTAGACTATCTTATCTGTTGATAACCTCTAAACTAAAGCAACACACAGTATTTGCTCATAAACGGAAGGAAGAATATGAAAGGAAATGATTCAAGTCATCTATCACAAACAGCATGATGCATGAAATGGACAATTCAGCGATTTGTGGCATAATGTGGGCAGAAATTTTGAGGATCATTTCTGAGTTATTTGAAATCAGACGTGATACATGACCGAGAGGGATTTAGCCAAAAATGAGTCGCAAATCATTAAGAAAATCTATTTGTGCATTTACTGTGAAAAGGTTAGCTCCAAATGCCACCTTAACGTTAAGGATTCTGTGCTTTAAAAATCTGACATAAAGCAAATGGAAGAATCAATACAAGATGTCAGATACAAAATTTCTTTCCACAGTTCAATATGTGCAATTGGCCAAATCCAATTAACCAAATCAATACGAGCCTGTTCAGCAGACTTTTAAGGGCTAACAATACTAGGGCACAAGAGTATAactattaaattaaaataccAATAAATCAATAACTTTCAGGCATTGCAGAAACTAATGCAGGCAATATGGTGTTGAAAGTTTTTGCTTCGAAAATACTTAGAAAATACTATTTAGAATTGTGTGCTATAAAAGTTGTATCTTTTTCAAGCAAGTGGTAAAAAATGAGTTGTTTGGAGGTTGAAGTTTAACTTGATCTGTAGTTAACTTGGTTGTCTGAAACCTATAACGATCACAAGAACAGCTGTTAGTTCCCAAGTGAGCTATCATGCTGTGTGCTTCTGCTTAAAATATACATAATCATAATCGCCAACTGTTTTGCCAACATATTCCATGCAGAAAACTTAAACCAGGCCCTATTGCCAATAACTTATAGCATAGAAAAATGTAGGACTttataagataaaaaattaatttgaaatacaaaaaataattaaatgcTCAAATTATTGCTCCGATGGGTGAAAGTCAGTTTTGTAGCTTTAAATACAAAGTGAAGCAATTCTCATTGCTACAATAATGATTATGTACCGGTAGCATGTTTAGAACAAGACTGCCATGCACAACCGTATACAATATAACCATGTTCGacagtttgttaaaaatgcTACCTATTCTAACCACAAGTCCTTTGAAAGAAGACATTCAAGTGTGGGCACACAAAGTAGCTGATTTTGAAAACTATATAAGGTTATCTTTTTGAAGATGacaaataaaacttataaatGGCAAACGCAACATTGTATATGTATGCAGGTCTAGGTGAATTTGGTCACTACGCTTTACAACAAGATCATCTGTTCcaattttaaaaccattcAAACGAGCTACCATTTGTGTTAATGTGAGTGCAGAACTGGCTGTGTTATGTACACAAGCTGCCACAAGCAACGTTGCTTTGCAAAGATGGTAGAACAAAGCTgaaagacaaacatttcacatACTGCATTTTATTATCTATTTTATCATCCGAATTTTAGAGGAATGAAGTCAAGTCATGGACTTGTTTGCAATCCCAAGCTGTACCATTCACAATAGCTTACTTCTTAGTGCTATTAAGAACTAACTGGCGCTGCCAGCCGAGTCACAGATAAAACATGTCatcataaatttaaaatgtttgacaGAATCTGTGCCTAGTCCACACAGGCAcaggttttaaaatgttaccATAAATCACAACAATGCAAACACACAAATCATATCAACAATTCAAAGAACAATCAACATCCACAGATACAGGAAACAACAAATTATATACGTTTAGAAAAGGCTGTATTTATAAAACTAGGTATCAAACGAATGCCGAAAGGTAAAGCAAATTCCGTTCAAAACTACAACAAATCGTAGTGATAGTTCAGAAAACCTAGCAATGACTCGTAGTTATGTTAAAACCTGCAGTATTTATAACTTGACATGCGTTATAGCAGTGTAACTAAATGGAAGGAAAATAACATACACTTAAATGCTTGCAtcagaaaaagtaaaaaatggtcagttaaaacaaaaaaaactttagaaTTAATGCAAGTGTGTTAAACTAAAAGTAACAGTCGATACCATACCAAATAGGCATTGTTTCGGTGCCAAAACAACTAGATTTTCAGAGGTTGAGCAATTAACGTAAGATTCAAATTTGACAACTAATTTgtaatatatttcacaaagacAAAACATTGCTTTCATGAACAACAATGTGATGGTTCAAAACTGTACTGCAAATGCATAAAGCAGGAAATGTTCGCATTACACAGGAAATTAATTTTCCGATCAGACTGAGAAAAGGTATTTGGTAGCATGCATTCCAAGAACCCTTTCACATACATATGGCCAACATGTGCCTGTTCTTGCTCATTagaataatttaattgtttaaaatcTTATGATAACATGTAGCAAACACAGAGTGCAACATGTATGCTTGTCTAAGGTAGTGGCAAACTATAATTGTGTAATACTCAAAACTAACAGTATAAATGACTTACAGCTAAAGCCATCAGTCCATTCTGTCCAGTTGCATCTGACATTTTAAAGAAGGGGTTGTCATCAATAGCACCAAGGCCATTCATGTAATGGGAATATTTTGCAGGAGTTGAAATGCTGCGATTTAACCGTGGAGGGGTGACAATTTGCGAAGATAAAGATGACTTTCGAAGAGCCGACGAACCATTCAACAAACGACTGGATCTAAAAGCACAAATAAAGCTCATACTTTCATACAACtagcaaaatgaaataatgtaaataaactagcaaaatcaaacaaacaacttcATAAAATCTCATAAAATACCAAATCAACCGCATTTTTATGTCACAGATATTCATCAGAAGAAGTTATAAGTTTCAAGCACACAAGCCATCCTATTGAACGTGTTTACTTACGCTGTGCTGTGCtgaagtgaattaaacaaggAAGCCGATCGACCACCAGAAGCTGGCCAACCACTTTGAAGAGATGCCTGTCCATTGCTCCAAGATGAATATGATGGAGATTTTGGGTTTCCAATCAGCCCATTCATCTTTGTTCCATTCATATTGTTCATACCGCCAAGATAATCTAAAAAGATAATAAGATAGTTTGTGCATATGTAAAATTTAGAGTTTGATGTGAAATTGTTTACACTGTGCATAGCATATACTGCCGAAGCCTTATCTTTGTCAACAGTGCAATAAGAACAATGCACTTAAACTAAATAGACACTAAACAAACAGCTACACCATTAAAGTGCACATATGCTTAAAATAACTACGAAACATATACTGAACAAACTGGTTTGCACAAACTTGGTTGATATGAAGTGGAACGATTGATGGGGTTCGGTTGAGTCAACATTGTCGATTGAGATCGCCGAAGTGCCAGCTGTTGGTGTAACGCTTGAATCTGCTGTTGTTGCAATTGCTTTTGGAGCATCGCATTGTTATAGAGACCTGGTGGGGGATTGGTTAAACTATTAAAACTAGTCGGCAGCTGGTTTGGCCATCCTGGCATCTGTTGTTGCTGTTGCTGAAGTGCATGCAGCATGATGTCATCAACGCTTGATGTGATAGGCTCTGGATTTGTCATGGAAGCTGTCGGAGTAGACCATATTGCTGCCAAGTTTTTTGATATGGTTACGTTATTCTCAGTCTCATCTGTCACTGGAATGCCAAGGCTTACATCAGCGACAAAATTACTGTTGGAAGTACTTAAACCAAGTGAATTCACATTCGGGCTTAGCAAGTCATCTGGTTGAGTAAAACTGAGCAAAGCGGATTCTGTTGTTTCTGCTGGAGACGATGAAGATGGGCCGAAACTTATGCTGTTGACAGGGCTCTTAGAAGTTGTTAGGAAGTCCAAACCCTCATCTAATTTGCTTTGTTCTAAGTTGTGAAGCAAATCTTGGGGGATGTTACTGTTTTCCGACTTGGAATCAGCTACAACACCACTATCTGCTGGACTTGGAGGGGACTGTGATAACCCAGGTTTGTCAGGGGTGGTGTGGTTTAAGCCAGTGGTTAAGTGATCTGGAGAAAATTGTGGAACTGGACTGCCATTTCCTGATAATGTGGTGTTGTTATTAACTTGATCTATACCATTTGCCTGAGCAAATTGTTGCTGTGTTTGCAGAAGCATTTGCTTTTGATGCAACTGAATTTTTGCCTGTCGCAAGGCAATTTGCCTTTGTTGGTCAGCGTTGCTAGGTGGAGTAAATAATGAAGCACCAATTGGTTGAAACTGAGCAGAATTAGCTGTAGTGGTCGTTCCGAATTCACTACTCAATGTAGccattttaagtaaaaatgaattaattttaaatctccaaagttttataattttttttcctaGCTGTCTAATTAAATGATGTACAACATAGTTTTCAACAATTAATATAAATCAAGAAATACATTTACCAAAGCATTTTTAGCTTCTGTGTGAATTGAACTTCGAGGATTTTAGGACTTTGCATTGGGTAATTCTCTTTTTTCTGTGCAATGGTGATAACATAACACTCATAACATCTTCACAGGCTACTGCATAACTACTTGGCTACAATAGTACACAAGCACATATctttgacaaaaattttaagcttaCAAGTAGAGAGTCATTGAAGTCTGACAGTGATTGATACACCATTTGATTAACTATGACTGCTACATTTTATTATCCATTATATTGTATACGGATTTAAAAAGCttatctttcaaaaaattgttttattaatcCTCTGCAAATTTGAATGCTCAAAAATATATGATACTAAGAATAGACAAGCTGTAGGCTATCCAACAAGCCAGCCCTATAAGGAAGACGACATATGAAACTGAGCACAAAACTAAACAGTATCAAGTTACCCAACATGTCACTGACGAAGCACTTCTTCCAATACAATACAGCATAGTACTCACCGCACCTTTTACGTCCCAGTCAGCCGATTGTGCTGCAAACGAAACGTAAATGAAATGCTGTTCTCTGAGGTATTTGATGATATGTTTTCAACTTCCGCattcctttttttcttttctctctCAATTTAGCGCCACATGCCTTCTCTCGTTTTTACTTGTCAAGTGTTGCGATTCTAACATTGCTGTGTTGGTGCCAAAGTTCATTTAGTATTTCCTGGAGCTTTTGTCGAACGTTATTTGCATTCGTGACATAAAGCATAAAAGCGGTGCCAGCGGTCAGttgaattgcacattacaaaaattttattatgttaTAAATAACTGCAGGAGAGAACTGTAAAATTTTTTGGcaactgaaaacgtttttgcCAAACATTGATGGCTTGATGTGATTGATTTCAGTGTGTTTCCTGATTTCCTTtgctttgataaaaaattacgCGTTTTTTGTGGTGAATGCTAATTTCATTTGTAGCTTACTTTAAATATGTCGGATATAAAATGCACAAATTTAATCGGTTTACTGCCATCACATTAGTCGCTGATAAAAGACGAGGGAAATTTTAATTCGGCGGAGTTTAATTATTTCGGTATGATATTAACAAGTTAACAAAATGCTGGCGTGCTGTAATTGTTGAGCTTCTTGTCTGTGCAGTTTAATATTCCAGGCAATTGCCTGCGCCAGATTTAAGacttttaaacataaataattGCCTCTTCAGTAATGTATTTGCCGCTATTACTGCAAATAGTATGCCAGCTACATACACTATGACGATTGCAATACTGAATACAAGATTGCAACAACTTTATGCGCCTTTTGTCGAATGCATCACACCTTTCACCAAAACGTAACAAAACCTAAACGTTATTGtacaaataacagaaaagC comes from the Clavelina lepadiformis chromosome 5, kaClaLepa1.1, whole genome shotgun sequence genome and includes:
- the LOC143459907 gene encoding cytoplasmic polyadenylation element-binding protein 4-like isoform X2, which gives rise to MATLSSEFGTTTTANSAQFQPIGASLFTPPSNADQQRQIALRQAKIQLHQKQMLLQTQQQFAQANGIDQVNNNTTLSGNGSPVPQFSPDHLTTGLNHTTPDKPGLSQSPPSPADSGVVADSKSENSNIPQDLLHNLEQSKLDEGLDFLTTSKSPVNSISFGPSSSSPAETTESALLSFTQPDDLLSPNVNSLGLSTSNSNFVADVSLGIPVTDETENNVTISKNLAAIWSTPTASMTNPEPITSSVDDIMLHALQQQQQQMPGWPNQLPTSFNSLTNPPPGLYNNAMLQKQLQQQQIQALHQQLALRRSQSTMLTQPNPINRSTSYQPNYLGGMNNMNGTKMNGLIGNPKSPSYSSWSNGQASLQSGWPASGGRSASLFNSLQHSTASSRLLNGSSALRKSSLSSQIVTPPRLNRSISTPAKYSHYMNGLGAIDDNPFFKMSDATGQNGLMALAENHESMGFSSLESQLQDIMRSSESQIYPGHNMGHSTGKWTDMNNDMLFEESAYSQIAPNLSGGFQSVMGELARDRFSRKVFVGGLPPDIDEDEIQASFRQFGPLIVDWPHKAESKSYFPPKGYAFLLFQDEMSVQNLISCCLKDGDKLYLRVSSPTIREKPVQIRPWNLADSDFVLDGSQPLDPRKTIFVGGVPRPLRAVELAMIMDRLYGGVCYAGIDVDPELKYPKGAGRVAFSNQQSYIAAISARFVQLQHGDIDKRVEVKPYVLDDQHCDECQGSRCGGKFAPFFCANVTCLQYYCEHCWTTIHTRPGREFHKPLVKEGADRTPRSMAYRW
- the LOC143459907 gene encoding cytoplasmic polyadenylation element-binding protein 4-like isoform X1, coding for MATLSSEFGTTTTANSAQFQPIGASLFTPPSNADQQRQIALRQAKIQLHQKQMLLQTQQQFAQANGIDQVNNNTTLSGNGSPVPQFSPDHLTTGLNHTTPDKPGLSQSPPSPADSGVVADSKSENSNIPQDLLHNLEQSKLDEGLDFLTTSKSPVNSISFGPSSSSPAETTESALLSFTQPDDLLSPNVNSLGLSTSNSNFVADVSLGIPVTDETENNVTISKNLAAIWSTPTASMTNPEPITSSVDDIMLHALQQQQQQMPGWPNQLPTSFNSLTNPPPGLYNNAMLQKQLQQQQIQALHQQLALRRSQSTMLTQPNPINRSTSYQPNYLGGMNNMNGTKMNGLIGNPKSPSYSSWSNGQASLQSGWPASGGRSASLFNSLQHSTASSRLLNGSSALRKSSLSSQIVTPPRLNRSISTPAKYSHYMNGLGAIDDNPFFKMSDATGQNGLMALAENHESMGFSSLESQLQDIMRSSESQIYPGHNMGHSTAGLFRRRRGKWTDMNNDMLFEESAYSQIAPNLSGGFQSVMGELARDRFSRKVFVGGLPPDIDEDEIQASFRQFGPLIVDWPHKAESKSYFPPKGYAFLLFQDEMSVQNLISCCLKDGDKLYLRVSSPTIREKPVQIRPWNLADSDFVLDGSQPLDPRKTIFVGGVPRPLRAVELAMIMDRLYGGVCYAGIDVDPELKYPKGAGRVAFSNQQSYIAAISARFVQLQHGDIDKRVEVKPYVLDDQHCDECQGSRCGGKFAPFFCANVTCLQYYCEHCWTTIHTRPGREFHKPLVKEGADRTPRSMAYRW